In the Streptomyces formicae genome, one interval contains:
- a CDS encoding beta-ketoacyl-ACP synthase 3, which translates to MDEKLKLQGAAVAASSLSPSAGSRIDGLGAYRPVAVVTNEEAATAAGVSPEWISNRVGVEERSHAREAETVVTMAVAAGKEALADCDATADDVDVVLLSTCSMPSPMPNGAASTAAAIGCTAAAGFDLNAACSGFCHGLAVADALVRAGTARSVLVIGSERMTDWVAPEDRDTGPIFADGAAAALVVPSAEPAIFPVAWGSDGTHSDLIRIPSETSRMEMAGRKVFRWTTSELAAVMQVACERAGLEPADLRAFVPHQANLRIIEALRQGLGAPDLVTATDVTNAGNTSAASVPLALHALRQRGDVSRGDPVLLFGFGAGLCYAAQVVLCP; encoded by the coding sequence GTGGACGAAAAGCTAAAACTTCAAGGAGCAGCGGTTGCCGCTTCGAGTCTGTCGCCGAGCGCCGGTTCCCGCATCGATGGACTCGGCGCGTACCGGCCTGTGGCCGTGGTGACCAATGAGGAGGCGGCCACGGCAGCCGGTGTGAGCCCGGAATGGATCTCGAATCGGGTCGGGGTCGAGGAACGCTCTCACGCCAGGGAAGCCGAGACGGTGGTGACGATGGCCGTCGCGGCGGGCAAGGAAGCGCTGGCCGACTGCGATGCCACCGCCGATGACGTCGATGTCGTGCTCCTTTCCACCTGTTCGATGCCGTCTCCCATGCCCAATGGGGCTGCGTCAACCGCTGCCGCTATCGGCTGCACGGCGGCAGCCGGTTTCGACCTCAATGCTGCGTGTTCCGGGTTTTGCCACGGGTTGGCGGTCGCCGACGCTCTGGTGCGCGCCGGAACCGCGCGTAGCGTGCTGGTGATCGGCTCGGAGCGGATGACGGACTGGGTAGCTCCCGAGGACCGCGATACCGGTCCGATTTTTGCGGATGGGGCTGCCGCAGCTCTTGTTGTGCCGTCGGCTGAGCCCGCCATCTTCCCTGTCGCGTGGGGCAGCGACGGGACGCACTCGGACCTGATCAGGATCCCGAGCGAGACGAGCCGGATGGAAATGGCGGGGCGCAAAGTCTTTCGCTGGACCACATCCGAACTGGCCGCTGTCATGCAGGTCGCCTGCGAGCGGGCGGGCCTGGAACCCGCCGACCTGCGAGCGTTCGTGCCGCATCAGGCGAATCTGCGCATCATCGAAGCGTTGCGTCAGGGCCTAGGGGCGCCTGACCTGGTGACCGCCACTGACGTGACCAATGCGGGCAACACCTCGGCCGCTTCCGTACCGCTCGCGCTACACGCGCTGCGCCAGAGGGGCGATGTCAGTCGAGGCGATCCCGTCCTCCTCTTCGGGTTCGGCGCGGGACTCTGCTATGCGGCGCAAGTCGTTCTGTGCCCGTGA
- the mvk gene encoding mevalonate kinase: MARNVSDAEQKRGSPAPSQVGWEAELPRTGTGVAHGKVILLGEHAAVYGAPTVALPVPGVGCRARVVRSDRAGGGMLSFRLVQTPPGVPCGPMSVSSHAPKSRVPEGLWELTGAMLRQADLRGAPGVDVLVESGVPSARGLGASAACARAVAQALNNLLGLRLNAEAVFHFVQMSENTVHGKASGIDALATGSHRPVLLAGGRISNPTVGTDGWIVVADSGSGASTKEAVTMLRESFTKHPGSRETFLSRSVALTRAGLRDLKRGHLVALGKCLTSCHQLLDGLELTTDRTNHLVEAALNAGALGAKMSGGGLGGCVIALTATERTADALAAVLAREPGVRCWTAPVTKGESHAGI; the protein is encoded by the coding sequence ATGGCGCGGAACGTGAGTGACGCCGAGCAGAAGAGGGGCTCGCCAGCACCGTCCCAGGTGGGTTGGGAGGCCGAGCTGCCCCGCACGGGCACCGGGGTAGCACACGGGAAGGTCATCCTGCTGGGTGAGCATGCCGCGGTCTACGGGGCCCCTACCGTGGCGCTGCCGGTGCCCGGAGTGGGCTGCCGCGCTCGCGTGGTGCGCAGTGACCGGGCTGGGGGCGGGATGTTGTCGTTCCGGTTGGTTCAGACGCCACCAGGCGTGCCGTGCGGCCCCATGTCAGTGTCGTCCCACGCTCCGAAGAGTCGCGTGCCGGAAGGATTGTGGGAACTTACGGGGGCCATGCTGCGCCAGGCGGACCTGCGGGGGGCACCGGGTGTGGACGTGCTGGTGGAGAGCGGGGTGCCGTCTGCACGTGGCCTTGGCGCCAGTGCGGCGTGCGCCCGCGCTGTGGCCCAGGCGCTGAACAACCTTCTTGGCCTGCGTTTGAACGCCGAGGCTGTCTTCCACTTTGTGCAGATGTCCGAGAATACGGTACATGGCAAGGCAAGCGGCATCGATGCCCTGGCCACCGGCAGCCACAGGCCGGTATTGCTGGCCGGAGGGCGGATCAGTAACCCAACGGTGGGTACTGACGGTTGGATCGTGGTGGCGGACAGCGGCAGCGGCGCCTCTACGAAGGAGGCCGTAACGATGCTGCGGGAGAGCTTCACCAAGCACCCCGGCAGCCGTGAGACGTTCCTCAGCCGCTCGGTGGCATTGACCCGTGCCGGACTGCGGGACCTGAAACGGGGCCATCTGGTAGCGCTGGGCAAGTGCCTGACGAGCTGTCACCAACTTCTCGACGGGCTTGAGCTGACCACCGACCGGACCAATCACCTGGTGGAAGCCGCACTCAACGCCGGTGCACTGGGCGCGAAGATGAGCGGAGGAGGACTAGGCGGATGTGTGATCGCCCTGACGGCCACTGAGCGCACGGCCGACGCGCTGGCTGCCGTGCTCGCGCGAGAGCCCGGCGTGCGCTGCTGGACGGCTCCGGTGACGAAGGGAGAGAGCCATGCCGGGATCTGA
- a CDS encoding phosphopantetheine-binding protein, producing the protein MSVDQEILVQVQNIVAFLSERPVDDVRPDHRLLEDLDLDSLKITELAQKLENALGKPIDDDLLNADGTTVARCAEIAECA; encoded by the coding sequence GTGTCCGTCGATCAAGAAATTCTGGTGCAAGTGCAGAACATTGTTGCCTTCCTCAGCGAGCGGCCGGTCGATGACGTCAGGCCGGACCACAGGCTGCTGGAGGATCTTGATCTCGACTCCCTCAAAATTACGGAGCTGGCGCAGAAGCTCGAGAACGCGTTGGGCAAGCCCATCGACGACGACTTGCTCAACGCGGATGGCACGACCGTCGCCCGCTGCGCCGAGATCGCCGAATGCGCTTAG